From a region of the Armatimonadota bacterium genome:
- a CDS encoding fumarate hydratase, with product MRVIPYADVVAAVRRLCLEAAIRLPADVWEALRAARQREQSPLGRRVLDEILENDELAAREAVPMCQDTGTAVVFAELGEDARVEGGLSQAIDEGVRQGYRDAYLRKSIVADPLRRRNTGDNTPAVVHVELVPGDRLRLTLLPKGGGAENMSRATMLAPAQGEAGVRAFVLQTVETAGPNACPPLIVGVGIGGTFDSVGLLAKRALLRPVGERHPDPYYAAMEEDLLEAINGLGLGPMGYGGTVTALDVHIEAAPCHIASLPVAVNLQCHAARVARTEV from the coding sequence ATGCGGGTCATCCCCTACGCCGACGTGGTTGCCGCCGTGAGACGGCTCTGCCTGGAGGCGGCGATCCGTCTCCCTGCAGACGTCTGGGAGGCACTACGCGCGGCGCGGCAGCGGGAGCAGTCGCCGCTGGGGCGCCGCGTGCTAGACGAGATCCTGGAAAACGACGAGCTGGCGGCGCGGGAAGCGGTGCCCATGTGCCAGGACACCGGCACGGCTGTGGTATTCGCCGAGCTGGGCGAGGACGCCCGGGTGGAAGGCGGTCTCTCCCAGGCCATCGACGAAGGTGTGCGCCAGGGCTACAGGGACGCCTACCTGCGCAAGTCCATCGTCGCCGACCCGCTGCGCCGGCGGAACACCGGAGACAATACCCCGGCGGTGGTGCACGTGGAACTGGTGCCCGGCGACCGCCTGCGCCTGACCCTGCTGCCCAAAGGCGGAGGGGCGGAGAACATGAGCCGGGCCACCATGCTGGCTCCCGCCCAGGGGGAGGCCGGCGTGCGCGCCTTCGTCCTGCAAACCGTGGAGACCGCCGGACCCAACGCCTGCCCTCCGCTGATCGTGGGGGTGGGAATCGGAGGGACCTTCGACAGTGTGGGGCTGCTGGCCAAGCGGGCGCTGTTGCGGCCGGTGGGGGAGCGGCATCCCGATCCCTACTATGCGGCCATGGAGGAGGATCTCCTGGAGGCGATAAACGGTCTCGGCCTGGGACCTATGGGCTACGGCGGCACCGTCACGGCCCTGGACGTGCACATCGAGGCCGCCCCCTGTCACATCGCCAGCCTTCCGGTGGCGGTCAACCTGCAGTGCCACGCCGCGCGGGTGGCACGCACGGAGGTGTGA
- a CDS encoding Fe-S-containing hydro-lyase — translation MAVRRLTTPWSEEVVESLRAGGQVLISGVIYGARDAAHKRMVETLERGEALPVDLHGQVIYYVGPTPARPGEVIGSAGPTTSGRMDAYSPTLLAHGLKGMIGKGYRSAEVLQALRRHRAVYLTATGGAGALLARRIRRADVLAYPDLGPEALFRFEVEEFPAIVVNDAHGGDLYAEGRKAYRRVVLA, via the coding sequence ATGGCGGTGCGACGCCTGACCACACCCTGGTCCGAGGAGGTAGTGGAGAGCCTGCGGGCCGGGGGCCAGGTTCTGATCAGCGGTGTGATCTACGGCGCGCGCGACGCGGCGCACAAACGGATGGTGGAGACCCTGGAGCGCGGCGAGGCGTTGCCGGTGGACCTGCATGGCCAGGTGATCTACTACGTGGGGCCCACACCGGCGCGACCGGGAGAGGTGATCGGCTCGGCAGGGCCCACCACCAGCGGCCGCATGGATGCCTACAGCCCCACCCTGCTGGCCCACGGGCTGAAGGGGATGATCGGCAAGGGGTACCGCTCGGCGGAGGTGCTGCAGGCGCTGCGGCGGCACAGAGCGGTCTACCTGACGGCCACGGGTGGAGCCGGGGCACTGCTGGCCCGCCGCATCCGCCGCGCCGACGTCCTGGCCTACCCCGATCTGGGACCGGAGGCGCTCTTCCGCTTCGAGGTGGAGGAGTTCCCGGCCATCGTTGTCAACGATGCGCACGGCGGCGACCTCTACGCCGAAGGCCGCAAGGCTTACCGCCGCGTGGTGTTGGCTTAG
- a CDS encoding succinate dehydrogenase/fumarate reductase flavoprotein subunit, which yields MEIITHDLVILGAGLAGLRAALEAAAVSRGALDIALVSKVQLMRAHSVAAEGGTAAVLRPEEGDSLELHAWDTVKGSDFLADQDAVDLFVRTMPQEILRLEHWGLPWSRRPDGRIAQRPFGGHSFPRAVYAADKTGFFEMQTLYDTLQRHTQIRRYDECFVTALVVEEGTYRGLVAMDLKSGRLLALRSKALIIASGGAGRLYHFTTYSQTVTGDGLALAYRAGIPLKDMEFVQFHPTGLVPSGILISEAARGEGGYLINREGERFLERYAPQRMELAPRDIISRSMMTEIEEGRAYPRPDGLDYLLLDLRHLGGARINERLPFIRELAIKFAGIDPIEQPIPVRPVAHYSMGGIHTDLRGATPLRGVWAAGEAACVSVHGANRLGTNSTAECLAWGGFTGSDAARFAAEAELLPLPEGAVADQERRLSQLLQAEGTESPYQIRVALQETMDRHVGVFRTAEGLLRALQRIKELQERARRLRVSDRGCIYNTDLVTCLELQNLLEVAEVVAAGALARTESRGAQARRDFPRRDDVRWLVHTTAVRTPDGPRLSTWPVPITRWQPVERTY from the coding sequence GTGGAGATCATCACACACGACCTGGTCATCCTGGGCGCCGGGCTGGCTGGCCTGCGGGCGGCGCTGGAGGCCGCGGCCGTCTCCCGGGGCGCGCTGGACATCGCCCTGGTCTCCAAAGTCCAGCTCATGCGCGCCCACTCCGTAGCCGCGGAGGGCGGCACGGCGGCGGTGCTGCGTCCCGAAGAAGGGGACAGCCTGGAGCTGCATGCCTGGGACACGGTGAAGGGCAGCGACTTCCTGGCCGACCAGGACGCGGTGGACCTCTTCGTGCGCACCATGCCCCAGGAGATCCTGCGGCTGGAGCACTGGGGACTGCCCTGGTCCCGCCGCCCCGACGGACGCATCGCCCAGCGGCCCTTCGGCGGCCACTCCTTCCCCCGCGCCGTCTACGCCGCAGACAAGACGGGGTTCTTCGAGATGCAGACCCTCTACGATACCCTGCAGCGCCACACCCAGATCCGGCGCTACGACGAGTGCTTCGTCACCGCCCTGGTGGTCGAGGAGGGGACCTACCGCGGCCTGGTGGCCATGGACCTGAAGAGCGGCAGGCTGCTGGCGCTGCGCAGCAAAGCGCTGATCATCGCCAGCGGCGGAGCGGGCCGCCTCTACCACTTCACCACCTACTCCCAGACGGTGACCGGCGACGGCCTGGCCCTGGCCTATCGCGCCGGGATCCCGCTCAAGGACATGGAGTTCGTCCAGTTCCACCCCACCGGGCTGGTGCCATCGGGCATCCTCATCAGCGAGGCGGCGCGGGGCGAAGGCGGCTACCTCATCAACCGGGAGGGAGAGCGGTTCCTGGAGCGCTACGCGCCGCAGCGCATGGAGCTCGCCCCGCGGGACATCATCTCCCGCTCCATGATGACGGAGATCGAGGAGGGGCGGGCCTACCCCCGGCCCGACGGTCTGGACTACCTCCTGCTGGACCTGCGCCACCTGGGCGGGGCCAGGATCAACGAGCGCCTGCCCTTCATCCGCGAGCTGGCCATCAAGTTCGCCGGCATCGACCCCATTGAGCAACCGATTCCTGTGCGCCCGGTGGCCCACTACTCCATGGGCGGTATCCACACCGACCTGCGGGGGGCCACGCCGCTGCGGGGCGTATGGGCGGCCGGGGAGGCGGCCTGCGTCTCCGTCCACGGGGCCAACCGCCTGGGGACCAACTCCACGGCGGAGTGCCTGGCCTGGGGAGGCTTCACCGGCTCGGACGCGGCGCGCTTCGCCGCAGAGGCTGAGCTCCTGCCTCTTCCCGAAGGCGCCGTGGCCGACCAGGAGCGGCGCCTCTCCCAGCTCTTGCAGGCGGAAGGGACGGAGAGCCCCTACCAGATCCGCGTCGCCCTGCAGGAGACTATGGACCGACACGTGGGCGTCTTCCGCACGGCCGAAGGACTGCTCCGGGCGCTGCAGCGGATCAAGGAGCTTCAGGAACGAGCCCGCCGGCTGCGGGTGAGCGACCGGGGGTGCATCTACAATACTGACCTGGTGACCTGCCTGGAGCTGCAGAACCTGCTGGAGGTCGCCGAGGTGGTGGCGGCCGGTGCCCTGGCCCGCACCGAGTCGCGGGGGGCGCAGGCGCGGCGCGACTTCCCTCGGCGGGACGATGTGCGCTGGCTGGTACACACCACGGCCGTGCGCACTCCTGACGGCCCGCGGTTGTCCACGTGGCCGGTACCGATCACCCGGTGGCAGCCGGTGGAGCGTACCTACTGA
- the sdhC gene encoding succinate dehydrogenase, cytochrome b556 subunit encodes MRSGGAARLQVRRRLGVRGWIYAGRYGIDRYLYVLQRVSGLGLVLYLLLHIYETGARLRGEAAWTATMALFRHPVFVFLEFVVFAGFIYHALNGVRLMVAELGWLLGAPARPVYPYGSSLSRHRPWVYALMLLGGVLLALAATDIFALPG; translated from the coding sequence ATGCGCAGCGGTGGAGCGGCGAGGCTGCAGGTTCGGCGGCGGCTGGGGGTGCGGGGGTGGATATACGCCGGCCGGTACGGGATCGACCGGTACCTGTACGTGCTGCAACGCGTCAGCGGCCTGGGTCTGGTCCTCTATCTCCTCCTGCACATCTACGAGACCGGTGCGCGTCTGCGGGGCGAGGCGGCCTGGACGGCCACCATGGCCCTTTTCCGCCATCCGGTCTTCGTCTTCCTGGAGTTCGTCGTCTTCGCCGGCTTCATCTACCACGCCCTCAATGGGGTGCGCCTGATGGTCGCCGAACTGGGATGGCTGCTGGGTGCGCCGGCGCGTCCGGTTTACCCGTACGGCAGCTCGCTAAGCCGCCACCGACCCTGGGTCTATGCGCTGATGCTGCTGGGCGGCGTCCTGCTGGCTTTGGCCGCCACCGACATCTTTGCCTTGCCAGGTTGA